A genomic segment from Nocardiopsis sp. Huas11 encodes:
- a CDS encoding FtsK/SpoIIIE domain-containing protein produces the protein MSHPEPHHDRPEGENVVAFPTRPAIGAAPDPKPSAIEHVDPADVEVLDIEDTAAVLPVDALPTTRVGGWMDDRRALLDTAPALVPSYLRDKQEFAENARFIVEYYARMSAYRATRSPIYLLKLVSRSPRGAGRAVAVWGQWAFDTEARELRKAAAGRGETTGRGSTAEYMMLSRQHTARVRARLISSLVVALGVTTVGAVALASAPAWASMSGIVAMLALFGAAGRKADSKPIIDRWTSPHVQRELTSTEVVAALEAIGVKGTVDFVNPIQTDGPGWRAEVDLPPGYLTEKVLEERAKLAGAMRRPLTTVWPESDSEAHPGRLVLWVAKKDPAKAKRRLWPLMTDGQTDLFADIPFGFDPRGRVIPLNLMYTNLLMGGVPGSGKTSGVMVVALAGALDPTCEMWVYEMKGSGDLDPLHPVCHRYVSGDDDEHCASGLDALRKLEKELKRRKKIIAGLPADQVPKGRKVYPHLAKDRKLGLHPLLAIFDEAHTLFEHEEYGKEAAEIAGRLVRKARAYGIILVVTTQRPDAKSLPKVISDNVSTRFCLAVVGQQANDMVLGTSMYKNGVRATMFDPKKEPGTGWLVKSSHDTQIVKAAFIEQAEAIDISKRALALRTAAGTLSGEAAGESITAEDTTTLLDHLAAVWPAGEDTMHSVRLVQALASYRPDTYGPWTESEVPVGEMTREEQRAHETRMATTLSNALAPFGVHTGQVTKRGDGGSRKGVKRVDLDAALARSGALTEGA, from the coding sequence ATGAGCCACCCCGAACCCCACCACGACCGCCCCGAGGGTGAGAACGTCGTGGCCTTCCCGACCCGTCCGGCTATCGGAGCCGCACCCGATCCCAAGCCGTCGGCCATCGAGCACGTCGACCCCGCCGACGTCGAAGTCCTCGACATCGAGGACACGGCCGCGGTCCTACCCGTGGACGCGTTGCCCACCACCCGCGTCGGTGGGTGGATGGACGACCGCCGCGCGCTGCTCGACACCGCGCCCGCACTGGTGCCGTCCTACCTGCGAGACAAGCAGGAGTTCGCCGAGAACGCCCGCTTCATCGTGGAGTACTACGCCCGCATGAGCGCCTACCGCGCCACCCGCTCACCCATCTACCTGCTCAAGCTCGTGTCGCGCTCCCCGCGCGGTGCCGGCCGGGCGGTCGCGGTCTGGGGACAGTGGGCATTCGACACCGAAGCCCGAGAACTGCGCAAGGCCGCGGCCGGGCGGGGAGAGACCACGGGCCGCGGCAGCACGGCCGAGTACATGATGCTTTCCCGCCAGCACACCGCCCGAGTGCGTGCCCGCCTGATCAGCTCCCTGGTGGTCGCGCTCGGGGTCACCACCGTCGGGGCGGTCGCGCTGGCCAGTGCCCCGGCGTGGGCGTCGATGTCCGGCATCGTCGCGATGCTGGCCCTTTTCGGGGCCGCCGGACGCAAGGCGGACTCCAAGCCCATCATCGACCGGTGGACCTCCCCGCACGTCCAGCGCGAACTGACCTCGACCGAGGTCGTGGCCGCCCTGGAAGCGATCGGGGTCAAGGGCACGGTCGACTTCGTCAACCCCATCCAGACCGACGGTCCCGGCTGGCGCGCGGAGGTCGACCTGCCCCCCGGCTACCTGACGGAGAAGGTACTGGAGGAGCGCGCCAAGCTGGCCGGAGCGATGCGCCGGCCGCTGACCACCGTGTGGCCCGAGTCCGACTCCGAGGCGCACCCTGGCCGGTTGGTGCTGTGGGTGGCCAAGAAGGACCCGGCCAAGGCCAAGCGGCGCCTGTGGCCGCTGATGACGGATGGCCAGACCGACCTGTTCGCCGACATCCCCTTCGGGTTCGACCCGCGCGGACGCGTGATCCCGCTGAACCTGATGTACACCAACCTGCTGATGGGCGGCGTGCCCGGCTCGGGCAAGACGTCGGGCGTCATGGTGGTCGCGCTGGCCGGCGCGCTCGATCCCACCTGCGAGATGTGGGTGTACGAGATGAAGGGCTCCGGCGACCTTGACCCCCTCCATCCGGTCTGTCACCGGTACGTGTCCGGCGACGACGACGAACACTGCGCGTCGGGATTGGACGCGCTGCGCAAGCTGGAGAAGGAACTGAAGCGCCGCAAGAAGATCATCGCCGGGCTCCCCGCCGACCAGGTGCCCAAGGGCCGCAAGGTCTACCCCCACCTGGCGAAGGACAGGAAGCTGGGGCTGCATCCGCTGCTGGCGATCTTCGATGAGGCGCACACCCTCTTCGAGCACGAGGAGTACGGCAAAGAGGCCGCCGAGATCGCCGGGCGCCTGGTCCGCAAGGCGCGTGCGTACGGGATCATCCTGGTCGTCACCACCCAGCGGCCCGACGCCAAGTCTCTGCCCAAGGTGATCAGCGACAACGTCTCCACACGGTTCTGCCTGGCCGTGGTCGGTCAGCAGGCCAACGACATGGTGCTCGGCACATCGATGTACAAGAACGGCGTGCGCGCCACGATGTTCGACCCCAAGAAGGAACCCGGCACCGGCTGGCTGGTCAAGTCCAGCCACGACACCCAGATCGTCAAGGCCGCGTTCATCGAACAGGCCGAAGCGATCGACATCAGCAAGCGCGCACTGGCGCTGCGCACCGCCGCGGGCACCCTGTCGGGTGAAGCCGCCGGGGAGAGCATCACCGCAGAGGACACCACGACGCTGCTCGATCACCTCGCAGCGGTCTGGCCGGCGGGTGAGGACACCATGCACTCGGTGCGCCTGGTTCAAGCCCTGGCGTCCTACCGGCCCGACACCTACGGCCCCTGGACCGAGTCCGAGGTTCCGGTGGGCGAGATGACGCGCGAGGAACAGCGCGCCCATGAGACCCGGATGGCCACCACCCTGTCGAACGCGCTGGCGCCGTTCGGAGTGCACACCGGACAGGTCACCAAGCGTGGCGACGGAGGGTCCCGCAAGGGCGTCAAGCGCGTCGACCTGGATGCCGCGCTGGCCCGCTCCGGCGCCCTGACGGAGGGCGCATAG
- a CDS encoding RRQRL motif-containing zinc-binding protein, translating into MTNLRFLDPDGSRHGLPTYPWGMAWLADDDMATRKQLSAMGLRPGSSHPVAQLMWRSGRAKNGVRTAALYRISEALPKQPVTAAKARSLAAAMRARRTCPTCTRVFVYVIPTSLGECPACHEGGTPEAWELEAAA; encoded by the coding sequence GTGACCAACCTCCGCTTCCTCGACCCCGACGGCTCCCGACACGGACTGCCCACCTACCCATGGGGCATGGCATGGCTGGCCGATGACGACATGGCCACCCGCAAGCAGCTCTCCGCCATGGGCCTGCGACCCGGCAGCTCCCACCCCGTGGCACAGCTGATGTGGCGCTCCGGCAGGGCCAAGAACGGTGTCCGCACCGCTGCTCTGTACCGGATTAGTGAGGCCCTGCCGAAGCAGCCGGTCACCGCGGCCAAGGCCCGTTCTCTGGCCGCGGCGATGCGCGCCCGCCGCACCTGCCCGACCTGCACTCGCGTGTTCGTCTACGTCATCCCCACGTCCCTCGGTGAGTGCCCGGCCTGCCACGAGGGCGGCACCCCCGAAGCATGGGAGCTGGAGGCCGCGGCATGA
- a CDS encoding GntR family transcriptional regulator: MSSLEAPKARYKQVAELLRDAIKRGDYAAGSTLPSQPELAREYDLNQSSISRAMAMLRAEGLIRTEHGKGSVVLEVPTVKRVRRIDRDYRTRPTGSSFAEELTKAGRTSRTELVVCDPVEAPADIAQVLRLDESEQALLRKRHMYAENKPVQIAASYIPMSVAGSVDIAMPDTGPSGMYARIAKRGFGPVRFTEDIEVRGAKQEEADFLNITPGQPVFAILRTAFDKDDRPVETCLNVLAALQWKLTYAWEQDVKS, translated from the coding sequence ATGAGCAGCCTCGAAGCACCGAAGGCCCGGTACAAGCAGGTGGCTGAGCTGCTGCGCGACGCCATCAAGCGCGGTGACTACGCGGCGGGGTCAACGCTCCCCAGCCAGCCGGAGCTAGCGCGCGAGTACGACCTGAACCAGAGTTCGATCAGCCGGGCGATGGCCATGCTCCGTGCCGAAGGGTTGATCCGCACCGAGCACGGCAAGGGCTCCGTCGTCCTGGAGGTGCCCACGGTCAAGAGGGTGCGGCGCATCGACAGGGACTACAGGACTCGCCCCACCGGCAGCAGCTTCGCAGAGGAGCTGACCAAGGCCGGGCGTACCTCGCGTACGGAGCTAGTCGTGTGCGATCCGGTCGAGGCGCCCGCCGACATCGCCCAGGTGCTCCGACTGGATGAATCCGAGCAGGCACTGCTGCGCAAGCGCCACATGTATGCGGAAAACAAGCCGGTACAGATCGCGGCGTCCTACATCCCGATGAGTGTGGCCGGCAGCGTCGACATCGCCATGCCGGACACCGGCCCCAGCGGCATGTATGCCCGGATCGCGAAGCGAGGATTCGGCCCGGTGCGCTTCACCGAGGACATCGAAGTCCGTGGGGCCAAGCAGGAGGAGGCGGACTTCCTGAACATCACACCTGGACAACCGGTGTTCGCCATTCTCCGCACCGCCTTCGACAAGGATGACCGGCCAGTAGAGACGTGCCTGAACGTCTTGGCGGCCCTCCAGTGGAAGCTCACCTACGCATGGGAACAGGACGTGAAGTCATGA
- a CDS encoding WhiB family transcriptional regulator: protein MNRLQNQSTERLRAALAEHTLPCMSQPELFFEPDSSDLFGEKPAAKELRERSARNLCERCPAREMCLELALRESPAAGVWAGYTADELTAMGDYLREAA from the coding sequence ATGAACCGCCTGCAGAACCAGAGCACGGAGCGTCTGCGTGCTGCTCTGGCAGAGCACACGCTCCCCTGCATGTCCCAGCCGGAACTGTTCTTTGAGCCCGACAGCAGTGACCTGTTCGGGGAGAAGCCCGCGGCCAAGGAGCTGCGCGAACGTTCCGCTAGGAACCTGTGTGAGCGCTGCCCCGCCCGGGAGATGTGCCTGGAGCTCGCGCTGCGGGAGTCCCCCGCCGCCGGCGTGTGGGCCGGATACACCGCTGACGAGCTGACCGCCATGGGTGACTACCTGCGAGAGGCCGCGTGA
- a CDS encoding site-specific integrase, whose protein sequence is MAHKSPLRAQRRTAQQTAAPVLGDAESAPLTAVRPLNSTKDERQAVIAELELHLSTTNSKRGRPYQRRTINAYKYAAHQLHNWLPARTSFADVDTATLNKFFRWYYRTHDVPKSQDGRGGYTGGTNTIQRNLRPLFAYLAEEYDVPNPYTADSPKLQRYATPPMGKPKTLSQDFVADCLKITGKNRDFETVRDHAIIRVLTEGLRSEELLSLRVQDLDLQHKVLVVLPLKGDRNSTDGRVIPLQPSTVKALVRYLRFRASHKRASVDDWLWLGTRNRSALKYGGLRRMVKRRAEQAGYDPSEVSPHSYCHTWADDLLTAGVSGEDVMAIRGWKSPAMLRRYASDMASSRAVNAVQKLGDRY, encoded by the coding sequence ATGGCACACAAGAGTCCCCTTCGCGCCCAACGTCGCACCGCTCAGCAGACGGCAGCACCCGTCCTCGGCGACGCCGAGTCCGCCCCGCTCACAGCGGTTCGTCCCCTCAACAGCACCAAGGATGAGCGGCAAGCGGTCATCGCTGAGCTAGAGCTTCACCTCAGCACGACCAACAGCAAGCGGGGACGCCCCTACCAGCGGCGGACGATCAACGCTTACAAGTACGCCGCGCACCAGCTCCACAACTGGCTCCCTGCCCGTACGTCGTTCGCCGACGTGGACACGGCGACGCTGAACAAGTTCTTCCGCTGGTACTACAGGACCCACGACGTCCCGAAGAGCCAGGACGGACGGGGCGGCTACACGGGCGGGACGAACACGATCCAGCGCAACCTTCGCCCGCTCTTCGCGTACCTGGCTGAGGAGTACGACGTCCCGAACCCCTACACGGCAGACTCTCCGAAGCTCCAGCGCTACGCCACACCCCCGATGGGTAAGCCCAAGACTCTGAGCCAAGACTTCGTAGCCGACTGCCTCAAGATCACTGGCAAGAACCGTGATTTTGAGACGGTGCGAGACCACGCCATCATCCGCGTACTCACGGAGGGCTTGCGGTCGGAAGAGCTCCTGTCGCTCCGCGTCCAGGACCTCGACTTGCAGCACAAGGTGTTGGTCGTGCTGCCGCTCAAAGGCGATCGCAACTCCACCGACGGCCGGGTAATCCCGCTCCAGCCGTCCACGGTCAAGGCACTCGTTCGCTACCTGCGCTTCCGCGCCAGTCACAAGCGGGCGTCAGTCGATGACTGGCTTTGGCTGGGCACGCGGAACCGCTCAGCACTCAAGTACGGCGGGCTCCGTCGCATGGTCAAGCGTCGGGCAGAGCAGGCCGGGTATGACCCTTCCGAAGTCTCTCCGCATAGCTACTGCCACACGTGGGCGGACGATCTTCTGACGGCTGGTGTCTCTGGCGAGGACGTCATGGCTATTCGCGGCTGGAAGAGCCCGGCCATGCTTCGCCGCTACGCATCGGACATGGCATCATCCCGCGCGGTCAACGCGGTTCAGAAGCTCGGCGACCGCTACTAG
- a CDS encoding NUDIX hydrolase: protein MTSETPRHSVSVTGVVVRPEDGKVLVIKRADDGRWVPPGGVMELDETPEQCVVREVREETGIEAKPIRLTGVYKNMNLGVVSLAFLCKPTGGEIRISEESVEVTWMDPAEAVDHCPEARGIRITDATSNIWPHSRVHDGNDLLTQ, encoded by the coding sequence ATGACCAGCGAAACGCCACGCCACAGCGTGAGTGTGACCGGAGTGGTGGTCCGGCCCGAGGACGGGAAAGTCCTCGTGATCAAGAGGGCCGACGACGGCCGTTGGGTCCCCCCTGGTGGGGTCATGGAGTTGGACGAGACCCCAGAACAGTGCGTGGTGCGGGAGGTGAGGGAAGAGACTGGGATCGAGGCCAAACCGATCCGCCTCACCGGGGTCTACAAGAACATGAACCTTGGGGTGGTCTCACTGGCTTTTCTATGCAAACCCACGGGCGGAGAAATTCGCATCAGCGAAGAATCCGTTGAAGTCACATGGATGGATCCAGCAGAAGCTGTCGATCACTGCCCCGAGGCCCGAGGGATTCGCATCACAGATGCAACGTCAAATATATGGCCACACTCCCGCGTCCATGACGGAAACGATCTCCTGACCCAGTAA
- a CDS encoding pentapeptide repeat-containing protein: protein MLFAAGLPLVLRAWEMLWSLPYAGRLFLSGIGLTVIALSVLGGRKLHIGTRAEQARLGSVIAVAWIVVAALVALIVTGTWWVMGSPQPLMPDQLPPRALDAIATRAFAVVAGLGAAALLVISYRRQRTTERGDQREVTKLFTERFDSASEKLGSEHAAVRLAGVHALAHLADDAPEGHDELVQMVIDVLCAYLRMPYRPEPNELYEESTPEQREAYEEQALTFASMREVRQTIIRVIGNHLSTDTRWVGKNYDFTGAKIDGGDFRGASFTGGDVIFDDCVFAGGVTKFKEAQFTGGRVSFDGATFKEGVVSFDKSIFSEGRISFEGAHFLGGVLEFGMATFRGSYVSFAKSKISRSVFSFHGAKFEKKTVTFRMADFSDGEVLFSGSDVKGGRVSFIGAKLQNSVIRMGFSKVTAGVVDFSQIKLLDSTVEFHISKLLGGQVKFQSSRLESGKLSFRNALLEGCCLDFVGAELGEDVVTFKEARMNGGRIIFAKTFSHHEFEASGYCPIGLIELAEGGARGTIDFPKDWD, encoded by the coding sequence TTGCTCTTCGCAGCCGGGCTTCCACTGGTTTTACGCGCGTGGGAAATGCTCTGGTCTCTGCCGTACGCCGGACGGTTGTTCCTGAGCGGAATCGGTCTGACTGTGATCGCCCTTTCTGTTCTAGGAGGAAGAAAACTCCATATAGGGACCCGGGCAGAGCAAGCTCGATTGGGCTCAGTGATCGCTGTGGCCTGGATCGTGGTAGCCGCCCTTGTGGCTCTCATCGTTACCGGGACGTGGTGGGTCATGGGTTCCCCTCAGCCTTTGATGCCGGATCAACTGCCGCCACGAGCATTGGATGCGATCGCAACACGGGCCTTCGCCGTTGTAGCTGGATTAGGAGCAGCTGCCTTATTGGTCATTTCCTATCGGCGCCAACGAACCACTGAGAGGGGTGACCAGCGTGAAGTGACTAAATTGTTCACTGAGCGGTTCGACAGCGCCAGCGAAAAACTCGGAAGCGAGCATGCCGCGGTTCGATTGGCTGGGGTCCATGCCTTGGCGCATCTGGCTGACGACGCCCCTGAAGGCCATGACGAACTGGTGCAGATGGTAATTGATGTGCTTTGCGCCTATTTGCGAATGCCATACCGACCCGAGCCGAATGAACTATATGAAGAGTCCACGCCTGAGCAACGAGAGGCATATGAAGAGCAAGCACTCACCTTTGCTTCCATGCGCGAGGTGCGGCAGACCATCATCCGGGTCATCGGCAATCATCTAAGCACAGACACCCGCTGGGTCGGTAAGAACTATGACTTCACTGGCGCCAAGATTGACGGAGGAGATTTCCGTGGGGCAAGTTTTACTGGTGGGGACGTTATATTTGACGATTGTGTATTCGCGGGTGGAGTTACTAAATTCAAGGAAGCTCAGTTCACAGGCGGGAGGGTGTCTTTCGATGGTGCAACTTTCAAAGAGGGTGTGGTTTCTTTCGATAAATCCATCTTTTCTGAAGGTAGGATAAGTTTTGAGGGGGCACATTTCTTGGGCGGGGTGCTGGAATTCGGCATGGCTACTTTCAGAGGGAGCTACGTATCCTTCGCAAAATCGAAAATCTCCAGAAGTGTTTTCTCATTTCACGGAGCCAAGTTTGAAAAAAAGACAGTGACTTTTCGAATGGCGGACTTCTCTGATGGGGAAGTCCTATTCAGTGGTTCCGACGTGAAGGGTGGCAGGGTTTCTTTCATCGGTGCCAAGCTTCAAAATTCCGTCATCAGAATGGGCTTCTCCAAAGTCACCGCTGGAGTTGTCGATTTTAGTCAAATTAAGCTGCTCGATAGCACGGTAGAGTTTCACATTTCCAAACTCTTGGGAGGGCAAGTTAAGTTCCAATCCTCCCGCTTGGAGAGCGGAAAACTGAGCTTTAGAAACGCCCTACTGGAGGGATGCTGCTTGGATTTCGTCGGAGCGGAGCTTGGCGAGGACGTCGTAACCTTCAAAGAGGCGCGGATGAATGGTGGAAGGATTATTTTTGCAAAGACGTTTTCGCATCATGAATTCGAAGCTAGTGGGTACTGTCCAATCGGCCTTATCGAATTGGCGGAAGGTGGGGCGCGAGGGACTATCGATTTTCCAAAAGACTGGGATTGA
- a CDS encoding bifunctional DNA primase/polymerase: MTPTNVLPYALAAARRGWHVFPLRTRAKRPVRTFTDWERHATTDQAAITAHWGAHPAHNVAVACGPSGLVVVDLDTPKDGETPPPEWARPGITNGTDVLAALAEKHADGDTGFLDTFTVTTRRGGTHLYYAAPDGAAYRNTSGRLGWLIDTRATGGYVVGPGSYVADTDGRGPYEVTNPAAVAQLPGWLATLLEPARRRPMSSGQVHSMLASHPGAATYVTRALRGEVDCVLAAREGSRNHTLNKAAFAVGTLVGAGMLPKHLAEDALTAAGERIGLDPTECEATVRSGLQAGVRRPRGAAA, encoded by the coding sequence ATGACCCCGACCAACGTCCTGCCCTACGCCCTCGCAGCCGCCCGCCGCGGGTGGCACGTCTTCCCACTGCGCACCCGCGCCAAGCGGCCCGTGCGCACCTTCACCGACTGGGAGCGGCACGCCACCACCGACCAGGCCGCCATCACTGCCCATTGGGGAGCCCACCCCGCCCACAACGTCGCCGTCGCGTGCGGTCCCAGCGGCTTGGTCGTGGTCGACCTGGACACGCCTAAGGACGGCGAGACGCCACCACCGGAGTGGGCGCGGCCCGGCATCACCAACGGCACTGACGTGCTCGCTGCGCTGGCTGAGAAGCACGCTGACGGCGACACCGGGTTCCTGGACACGTTCACCGTCACCACCCGCCGGGGCGGCACCCACCTGTACTACGCGGCCCCGGACGGTGCGGCCTACCGCAACACCTCGGGCCGGTTGGGGTGGCTGATCGACACCCGCGCCACGGGCGGGTACGTCGTCGGTCCCGGATCGTACGTGGCCGACACCGACGGCCGCGGCCCCTATGAGGTCACCAACCCCGCGGCCGTGGCGCAGCTGCCCGGGTGGTTGGCGACGCTGCTGGAGCCCGCCCGCCGGCGCCCGATGTCCTCGGGACAGGTGCACTCCATGCTGGCCTCCCACCCCGGCGCCGCCACCTACGTCACCCGGGCCCTGCGGGGTGAGGTCGACTGTGTGCTGGCCGCGAGGGAGGGCAGCCGTAACCACACTCTGAACAAGGCCGCGTTCGCCGTGGGCACCCTGGTCGGGGCCGGGATGCTCCCCAAGCACCTGGCCGAAGACGCCTTGACGGCTGCCGGCGAGCGCATCGGGTTGGACCCCACTGAGTGCGAGGCGACCGTGCGCAGCGGCCTGCAAGCCGGAGTCCGGCGCCCGCGGGGAGCCGCCGCGTGA